One window of Triplophysa rosa linkage group LG8, Trosa_1v2, whole genome shotgun sequence genomic DNA carries:
- the LOC130557570 gene encoding histone-lysine N-methyltransferase ASH1L-like isoform X4 encodes MDKKKQKTAPAPSLERDKHKKREDGKKMRKAKEGEAEVSSKSTKSESQLQSRQDEVTVMKSDQSEANGRMKIGFVAKRTKKPPKSLENFICRPTARISQRLSHGDGQSSCGGDRSSSDITGAIQSCQESQKKDSNDCISSNASTTPLSTSSKKVDSTLLCPPSKKTASKQTKKTDSKSLLTSDGPSYTAQPQTDSKVPLSHRITSSTPLKQTYSPPAAHSPPSSIQQNSSLHNGTQVFNVQRGKGEDFPTGATVTVSLPSQSSKDTRLKAHTSQQSSSSFQNEAEHSLCCSENSQSSKPKKKSKTSTFRDSKVDKCLNASVKEDSKQGGDSTNKTSKENESAHQPSPSMKTPAVLPASNTSAGLSDHENSTSQRLESKGKNKKHNIGGDIDDSRKRTLEPTQTIPVVLQSKDISSVGHIIDKKRVRHSSDHEENMQCSSQTSSSADSQYNTSIRSTDKTSDETHLHPKQFTNPDKKLKVVQMTKVANQVEKMDLVETVGSTACKTVPQTANLSKISAFKSSKTSPQCKPRPVGRPPKTKQLQNPSPRSDVSSPEPQTKKRGRPKIIRLDESPQGSGSHKSLSKSPIIEHTNVRHPEVDLKLQKPVQRKRGRPRLSFSVQPQRSESLGSESVKKSAEDNLKPPLSKTKDAQICRKRNKLIMKTIIKNINKMRMKKRDEVLTQFISGQKQSSKEGISQKGNEGEVDCSVSDPTQSLSSLVTSFGGKLGPQINVSKRGTIYIGKRRGRKPKAQRENSGQDSEQILFQKSQKVAESTSQMNSWFTPGGHSNTFETQPALSSSFKSPESLRKKPYTDNCEYDKHSAPKVTSSQKVKAMADDKSRPRSSLRSTPLNPATTQLGSVRMQDCRAAHVSRSVLMEKERLNYKCHRKGHNFFSRDKIRRHKHKCKRKYLQLRAKRQDPAFLAEIEELVVRLSAIRIVHHVAQGDEAKSGRKSLKAKNHPHVLQCLPQNLHHPTMFQINFSGYYSPQSDFPRDSLHYVGMADLKRNNGCPSQPSEHIVTHCPMVHKLGFPLTGGSCYHSPCKLPLSASSFGFGLYRGYPPSATIYPSSPFLASYVHPYSKNPILSPSKFHKRKQKFLRRDPLCGGKPQGTYPNVTSQSSSDWFGRNSWQRVDNRDKRHEQIRGRAREEIDGLLGQSKLRKDNVSKSASSSNSLFSSSMPTRKADKHKASHLSYIGPAHLRPTSKVRWAEHQRPWRWRGSVQSERSNSRLDQEAASGYQENETFAGQESDEDLPSPSWSDRTIHHNTFLQNPNLASSAKSRMTVQRSAAEVQGDSRNLMRPGSSWMRGSCLTGGKRASESFRPGGPVFHGHRQRLTEGQDAEGRDLRCNISRTLIQTREISPFSSSTATKTSLSHSSSTHLSKSKHVKRVKKPLTNKSFQSQTGTGSEAKRRGRGRPRKNPAPCFSPSLPTAPLLDGVSECPSKRRKGETDDNTVLSGSDFVSQCEKRKVRKKRDCEKLRDGGHDEQETDLSQEPSSSHSRPSLPSHDTSVSAHSQSERNSAKSADKQYEWAGLYSDVYKTKDPMRPSSPENTECLDYDPEKHQHGLLPAPIHENI; translated from the exons ATGGATAAGAAAAAGCAGAAGACAGCACCTGCACCAAGCCTAGAGAGAGATAAACATAAAAAGAGAGAAGATGGAAAGAAGATGAGAAAAGCCAAGGAGGGTGAAGCAGAAGTTTCTTCAAAGAGCACTAAGAGTGAATCTCAGCTGCAGAGCAGGCAGGACGAGGTAACAGTTATGAAGTCTGACCAGTCAGAGGCAAATGGAAGAATGAAAATTGGGTTCGTAGCAAAACGAACCAAGAAGCCCCCAAAGAGCCTTGAGAACTTCATATGCAGACCCACCGCTAGGATCTCTCAGAGACTTTCACACGGAGATGGCCAAAGCTCATGTGGAGGTGATCGGTCCAGTTCTGACATCACAGGGGCCATCCAGTCatgtcaggagagtcagaaaaaAGACAGTAATGACTGCATTTCTTCAAATGCCTCCACAACACCACTTTCCACTTCATCCAAAAAGGTTGATTCGACACTTTTATGTCCGCCTTCTAAAAAG ACTGcatcaaaacagacaaagaagaCCGATTCAAAGTCATTATTGACATCAGATGGGCCCTCATATACAGCTCAACCACAGACCGATAGCAAAGTACCCCTTTCTCACAGAATAACCTCATCTACTCCACTGAAGCAGACATATTCACCTCCAGCTGCTCATTCTCCACCATCCTCAATTCAACAGAACTCCAGCCTACACAACGGCACCCAAGTTTTTAATGTTCAAAGGGGGAAGGGTGAAGATTTTCCAACCGGAGCAACAGTTACTGTTTCCCTCCCATCACAAAGTTCAAAAGATACAAGGCTGAAAGCTCACACATCTCAGCAGTCATCTTCCAGTTTTCAAAATGAGGCTGAGCACTCATTGTGTTGCAGTGAGAATTCACAGTCCTCAAAGcctaaaaaaaaatcaaagacgTCTACATTCAGGGACAGTAAAGTTGATAAATGTTTGAATGCAAGTGTGAAAGAGGACAGCAAACAGGGTGGAGATTCTACTAATAAAACAAGTAAAGAAAATGAATCCGCGCATCAGCCAAGTCCTTCTATGAAAACACCAGCAGTCCTTCCGGCTTCAAATACATCTGCTGGTTTATCAGATCACGAGAACAGCACTTCACAGCGACTTGAGAGCAAAGGAAAGAACAAGAAGCATAATATAGGTGGAGACATAGATGACAGCAGAAAACGGACCTTGGAACCTACCCAAACAATCCCTGTTGTTCTCCAGTCAAAGGATATCAGTAGTGTGGGGCATATAATTGACAAAAAGAGAGTAAGACACAGTTCAGACCATGAAGAAAATATGCAGTGTTCCTCTCAAACTAGCAGCAGTGCTGATTCTCAGTATAACACCTCCATTCGTTCCACAGATAAAACCTCAGATGAGACTCATTTACACCCCAAACAATTCACCAACCCAGACAAGAAACTAAAAGTCGTTCAAATGACGAAGGTGGCAAATCAAGTGGAAAAGATGGATCTGGTGGAGACTGTTGGTTCCACTGCTTGTAAAACTGTTCCTCAAACAGCTAATCTTAGTAAAATATCTGCCTTTAAGTCCTCAAAGACATCACCACAGTGTAAACCAAGACCGGTAGGACGACCTCCTAAAACGAAACAACTCCAAAATCCATCACCCAGATCAGACGTCTCATCCCCAGAGCCCCAGACCAAGAAAAGGGGTCGTCCAAAAATTATCAGGTTGGATGAATCTCCTCAGGGAAGTGGGTCTCATAAGTCTTTATCTAAGTCTCCCATCATTGAACACACGAATGTTCGACATCCTGAGGTTGACCTTAAACTTCAAAAGCCTGTACAAAGAAAACGAGGTCGGCCCAGACTTTCCTTCTCTGTCCAGCCACAGAGATCAGAGTCACTGGGTTCGGAGTCTGTGAAGAAGAGTGCTGAAGACAATCTCAAACCCCCCTTGTCAAAGACTAAAGATGCCCAAATTTGCCGGAAACGAAACAAGTTGATAATGAAGACAAttatcaaaaatataaataaaatgagaaTGAAGAAACGAGATGAAGTGCTTACGCAGTTTATTTCCGGGCAAAAACAATCCTCCAAAGAGGGTATTTCTCAGAAAGGCAATGAAGGAGAGGTAGACTGTTCAGTTTCAGATCCTACCCAGTCTTTATCCTCACTTGTGACGTCTTTTGGGGGAAAACTCGGTCCACAAATTAATGTAAGCAAACGTGGCACTATCTACATAGGAAAGAGAAGAGGCCGTAAACCTAAAGCCCAAAGAGAAAATTCTGGCCAAGACTCTGAGCAAATCCTGTTTCAAAAGTCTCAGAAAGTGGCTGAATCTACAAGTCAGATGAATTCTTGGTTCACTCCTGGGGGACACAGCAATACATTTGAAACCCAACCTGCTCTGTCCAGCTCATTTAAATCTCCTGAGTCCCTCAGAAAAAAGCCTTACACTGACAACTGTGAATACGATAAACATTCTGCTCCAAAGGTTACCAGTTCCCAAAAAGTGAAAGCAATGGCTGACGACAAATCAAGACCACGTTCATCATTACGTTCAACACCACTTAATCCAGCCACGACTCAGTTAGGCTCTGTAAGAATGCAAGACTGCAGAGCAGCACATGTTTCCCGATCAGTGCTGATGGAGAAGGAAAGACTTAACTACAAATGTCATAGAAAAGGTCATAATTTCTTCAGCCGTGATAAGATTAGGAGACATAAACACAAATGTAAGAGGAAGTATCTTCAACTCAGGGCCAAAAGACAAGACCCGGCATTTCTGGCAGAGATCGAGGAATTGGTAGTAAGGCTTAGCGCGATTCGTATTGTGCATCACGTTGCTCAGGGAGATGAGGCAAAATCTGGAAGAAAGAGTTTGAAAGCGAAAAATCACCCCCATGTTCTTCAGTGTCTACCACAAAACCTTCACCATCCAACCATGTTTCAGATCAACTTCAGCGGTTACTACTCGCCCCAATCTGACTTTCCCCGTGATTCTTTGCATTATGTTGGCATGGCAGATTTAAAAAGGAACAACGGGTGCCCCTCGCAACCAAGCGAACATATTGTCACCCATTGTCCGATGGTTCACAAACTCGGATTCCCACTGACAGGAGGCAGTTGTTATCACTCGCCTTGCAAGTTGCCACTCTCGGCCTCTTCCTTCGGTTTCGGGCTTTACAGAGGATACCCTCCATCTGCAACCATATATCCTTCTTCACCATTTTTAGCCTCATATGTGCATCCCTACTCCAAAAATCCCATTTTAAGCCCATCAAAGTTCCATAAAAGGAAGCAGAAGTTTCTGAGACGTGACCCTCTTTGTGGAGGGAAGCCACAGGGGACTTACCCGAATGTAACTTCTCAATCCTCAAGCGACTGGTTTGGTAGAAATAGCTGGCAAAGGGTCGACAACAGAGACAAAAGGCATGAACAAATTAGAGGAAGAGCAAGAGAGGAAATAGATGGTCTGCTAGGACAAAGTAAGCTCAGAAAAGACAATGTAAGCAAAAGTGCTTCATCTTCTAATTCCCTCTTCTCCTCCTCAATGCCAACAAGAAAAGCAGATAAACATAAAGCTTCACATCTCTCTTATATAGGACCGGCACACCTGAGGCCCACATCAAAAGTTAGGTGGGCAGAGCATCAGCGGCCCTGGAGGTGGAGAGGAAGTGTTCAATCCGAGAGGAGTAATAGCAGATTAGACCAAGAAGCTGCATCAGGGTACCAGGAGAATGAAACTTTTGCTGGTCAAGAGAGTGATGAAGACCTACCTTCACCTTCTTGGTCAGATAGAACAATACACCATAACACTTTTCTGCAGAATCCCAACCTTGCCAGCAGTGCAAAGAGTCGAATGACAGTCCAGAGGAGTGCTGCTGAAGTTCAGGGTGATTCAAGAAACCTAATGAGACCTGGAAGCTCATGGATGAGGGGATCTTGTTTGACTGGAGGCAAAAGAGCATCAG AGAGCTTCCGGCCTGGTGGTCCAGTTTTCCATGGGCACCGTCAGCGTCTCACTGAAGGACAAGATGCAGAAGGAAGAGACCTGAGATGCAATATCAGTAGGACACTCATCCAGACCAGGGAGATCAGCCCTTTTTCTTCTTCTACTGCCACCAAAACCAGCCTGTCTCATTCAAGCAGTACTCACCTGAGCAAGAGTAAACATGTGAAACGTGTTAAGAAGCCGCTCACAAATAAGAGCTTTCAAAGTCAGACGGGCACAGGAAGTGAGGCAAAGAGGAGGGGACGGGGCCGACCGAGAAAAAATCCTGCACCATGCTTTTCTCCATCTCTGCCAACTGCACCGTTACTTGATGGGGTGTCAGAGTGTCCTTCAAAACGGAGGAAAGGTGAAACAGATGATAACACGGTACTCAGTGGGTCCGACTTTGTGTCTCAATGTGAGAAAAGGAAAGTTAGAAAGAAAAGAGACTGTGAAAAATTGAGAGACGGAGGACATGACGAACAAGAGACAGATTTGAGCCAAGAGCCCTCGAGTTCACACTCTCGCCCATCATTACCCTCTCATGACACATCAGTATCTgcacacagccaatcagagaggaATTCTGCCAAGTCAGCTGACAAGCAATACGAGTGGGCGGGGCTTTACTCCGATGTGTATAAAACCAAGGA CCCCATGAGACCGTCCTCACCAGAAAACACAGAGTGCCTTGACTATGACCCTGAAAAACATCAGCACGGCCTTCTTCCTGCACCTATACAC GAAAATATCTGA
- the LOC130557570 gene encoding histone-lysine N-methyltransferase ASH1L-like isoform X1 codes for MDKKKQKTAPAPSLERDKHKKREDGKKMRKAKEGEAEVSSKSTKSESQLQSRQDEVTVMKSDQSEANGRMKIGFVAKRTKKPPKSLENFICRPTARISQRLSHGDGQSSCGGDRSSSDITGAIQSCQESQKKDSNDCISSNASTTPLSTSSKKVDSTLLCPPSKKTASKQTKKTDSKSLLTSDGPSYTAQPQTDSKVPLSHRITSSTPLKQTYSPPAAHSPPSSIQQNSSLHNGTQVFNVQRGKGEDFPTGATVTVSLPSQSSKDTRLKAHTSQQSSSSFQNEAEHSLCCSENSQSSKPKKKSKTSTFRDSKVDKCLNASVKEDSKQGGDSTNKTSKENESAHQPSPSMKTPAVLPASNTSAGLSDHENSTSQRLESKGKNKKHNIGGDIDDSRKRTLEPTQTIPVVLQSKDISSVGHIIDKKRVRHSSDHEENMQCSSQTSSSADSQYNTSIRSTDKTSDETHLHPKQFTNPDKKLKVVQMTKVANQVEKMDLVETVGSTACKTVPQTANLSKISAFKSSKTSPQCKPRPVGRPPKTKQLQNPSPRSDVSSPEPQTKKRGRPKIIRLDESPQGSGSHKSLSKSPIIEHTNVRHPEVDLKLQKPVQRKRGRPRLSFSVQPQRSESLGSESVKKSAEDNLKPPLSKTKDAQICRKRNKLIMKTIIKNINKMRMKKRDEVLTQFISGQKQSSKEGISQKGNEGEVDCSVSDPTQSLSSLVTSFGGKLGPQINVSKRGTIYIGKRRGRKPKAQRENSGQDSEQILFQKSQKVAESTSQMNSWFTPGGHSNTFETQPALSSSFKSPESLRKKPYTDNCEYDKHSAPKVTSSQKVKAMADDKSRPRSSLRSTPLNPATTQLGSVRMQDCRAAHVSRSVLMEKERLNYKCHRKGHNFFSRDKIRRHKHKCKRKYLQLRAKRQDPAFLAEIEELVVRLSAIRIVHHVAQGDEAKSGRKSLKAKNHPHVLQCLPQNLHHPTMFQINFSGYYSPQSDFPRDSLHYVGMADLKRNNGCPSQPSEHIVTHCPMVHKLGFPLTGGSCYHSPCKLPLSASSFGFGLYRGYPPSATIYPSSPFLASYVHPYSKNPILSPSKFHKRKQKFLRRDPLCGGKPQGTYPNVTSQSSSDWFGRNSWQRVDNRDKRHEQIRGRAREEIDGLLGQSKLRKDNVSKSASSSNSLFSSSMPTRKADKHKASHLSYIGPAHLRPTSKVRWAEHQRPWRWRGSVQSERSNSRLDQEAASGYQENETFAGQESDEDLPSPSWSDRTIHHNTFLQNPNLASSAKSRMTVQRSAAEVQGDSRNLMRPGSSWMRGSCLTGGKRASESFRPGGPVFHGHRQRLTEGQDAEGRDLRCNISRTLIQTREISPFSSSTATKTSLSHSSSTHLSKSKHVKRVKKPLTNKSFQSQTGTGSEAKRRGRGRPRKNPAPCFSPSLPTAPLLDGVSECPSKRRKGETDDNTVLSGSDFVSQCEKRKVRKKRDCEKLRDGGHDEQETDLSQEPSSSHSRPSLPSHDTSVSAHSQSERNSAKSADKQYEWAGLYSDVYKTKDPMRPSSPENTECLDYDPEKHQHGLLPAPIHVGKYLRLKRIDFQLPYDIYWLRAHNKLPKISDSPQKTATSNGSVGVMSLTQPEDRSYKHHTDSVPHDCISDSLNKDDSLRLPAEEVAEETSQTDPDEKLPNQRDPLKQQERGSDAENISSPLLIMPLSCEERSFISEHCIFLLRNYEKMRVRQAVLLREGVREREKEKEESEGSNQCQTGGLEDNTSTKSDERLTHSSLLSEEERKSVQSKNLTQTLHWIYDVIVSSKGSSGQTLAAPLLNLRSRKRSGSAPVDLSTLQQQLLSGHYESLDAFHSDMLKVFHCAEKYYGCESSVGRNMKQLREVYHNAHQEALTQITNVL; via the exons ATGGATAAGAAAAAGCAGAAGACAGCACCTGCACCAAGCCTAGAGAGAGATAAACATAAAAAGAGAGAAGATGGAAAGAAGATGAGAAAAGCCAAGGAGGGTGAAGCAGAAGTTTCTTCAAAGAGCACTAAGAGTGAATCTCAGCTGCAGAGCAGGCAGGACGAGGTAACAGTTATGAAGTCTGACCAGTCAGAGGCAAATGGAAGAATGAAAATTGGGTTCGTAGCAAAACGAACCAAGAAGCCCCCAAAGAGCCTTGAGAACTTCATATGCAGACCCACCGCTAGGATCTCTCAGAGACTTTCACACGGAGATGGCCAAAGCTCATGTGGAGGTGATCGGTCCAGTTCTGACATCACAGGGGCCATCCAGTCatgtcaggagagtcagaaaaaAGACAGTAATGACTGCATTTCTTCAAATGCCTCCACAACACCACTTTCCACTTCATCCAAAAAGGTTGATTCGACACTTTTATGTCCGCCTTCTAAAAAG ACTGcatcaaaacagacaaagaagaCCGATTCAAAGTCATTATTGACATCAGATGGGCCCTCATATACAGCTCAACCACAGACCGATAGCAAAGTACCCCTTTCTCACAGAATAACCTCATCTACTCCACTGAAGCAGACATATTCACCTCCAGCTGCTCATTCTCCACCATCCTCAATTCAACAGAACTCCAGCCTACACAACGGCACCCAAGTTTTTAATGTTCAAAGGGGGAAGGGTGAAGATTTTCCAACCGGAGCAACAGTTACTGTTTCCCTCCCATCACAAAGTTCAAAAGATACAAGGCTGAAAGCTCACACATCTCAGCAGTCATCTTCCAGTTTTCAAAATGAGGCTGAGCACTCATTGTGTTGCAGTGAGAATTCACAGTCCTCAAAGcctaaaaaaaaatcaaagacgTCTACATTCAGGGACAGTAAAGTTGATAAATGTTTGAATGCAAGTGTGAAAGAGGACAGCAAACAGGGTGGAGATTCTACTAATAAAACAAGTAAAGAAAATGAATCCGCGCATCAGCCAAGTCCTTCTATGAAAACACCAGCAGTCCTTCCGGCTTCAAATACATCTGCTGGTTTATCAGATCACGAGAACAGCACTTCACAGCGACTTGAGAGCAAAGGAAAGAACAAGAAGCATAATATAGGTGGAGACATAGATGACAGCAGAAAACGGACCTTGGAACCTACCCAAACAATCCCTGTTGTTCTCCAGTCAAAGGATATCAGTAGTGTGGGGCATATAATTGACAAAAAGAGAGTAAGACACAGTTCAGACCATGAAGAAAATATGCAGTGTTCCTCTCAAACTAGCAGCAGTGCTGATTCTCAGTATAACACCTCCATTCGTTCCACAGATAAAACCTCAGATGAGACTCATTTACACCCCAAACAATTCACCAACCCAGACAAGAAACTAAAAGTCGTTCAAATGACGAAGGTGGCAAATCAAGTGGAAAAGATGGATCTGGTGGAGACTGTTGGTTCCACTGCTTGTAAAACTGTTCCTCAAACAGCTAATCTTAGTAAAATATCTGCCTTTAAGTCCTCAAAGACATCACCACAGTGTAAACCAAGACCGGTAGGACGACCTCCTAAAACGAAACAACTCCAAAATCCATCACCCAGATCAGACGTCTCATCCCCAGAGCCCCAGACCAAGAAAAGGGGTCGTCCAAAAATTATCAGGTTGGATGAATCTCCTCAGGGAAGTGGGTCTCATAAGTCTTTATCTAAGTCTCCCATCATTGAACACACGAATGTTCGACATCCTGAGGTTGACCTTAAACTTCAAAAGCCTGTACAAAGAAAACGAGGTCGGCCCAGACTTTCCTTCTCTGTCCAGCCACAGAGATCAGAGTCACTGGGTTCGGAGTCTGTGAAGAAGAGTGCTGAAGACAATCTCAAACCCCCCTTGTCAAAGACTAAAGATGCCCAAATTTGCCGGAAACGAAACAAGTTGATAATGAAGACAAttatcaaaaatataaataaaatgagaaTGAAGAAACGAGATGAAGTGCTTACGCAGTTTATTTCCGGGCAAAAACAATCCTCCAAAGAGGGTATTTCTCAGAAAGGCAATGAAGGAGAGGTAGACTGTTCAGTTTCAGATCCTACCCAGTCTTTATCCTCACTTGTGACGTCTTTTGGGGGAAAACTCGGTCCACAAATTAATGTAAGCAAACGTGGCACTATCTACATAGGAAAGAGAAGAGGCCGTAAACCTAAAGCCCAAAGAGAAAATTCTGGCCAAGACTCTGAGCAAATCCTGTTTCAAAAGTCTCAGAAAGTGGCTGAATCTACAAGTCAGATGAATTCTTGGTTCACTCCTGGGGGACACAGCAATACATTTGAAACCCAACCTGCTCTGTCCAGCTCATTTAAATCTCCTGAGTCCCTCAGAAAAAAGCCTTACACTGACAACTGTGAATACGATAAACATTCTGCTCCAAAGGTTACCAGTTCCCAAAAAGTGAAAGCAATGGCTGACGACAAATCAAGACCACGTTCATCATTACGTTCAACACCACTTAATCCAGCCACGACTCAGTTAGGCTCTGTAAGAATGCAAGACTGCAGAGCAGCACATGTTTCCCGATCAGTGCTGATGGAGAAGGAAAGACTTAACTACAAATGTCATAGAAAAGGTCATAATTTCTTCAGCCGTGATAAGATTAGGAGACATAAACACAAATGTAAGAGGAAGTATCTTCAACTCAGGGCCAAAAGACAAGACCCGGCATTTCTGGCAGAGATCGAGGAATTGGTAGTAAGGCTTAGCGCGATTCGTATTGTGCATCACGTTGCTCAGGGAGATGAGGCAAAATCTGGAAGAAAGAGTTTGAAAGCGAAAAATCACCCCCATGTTCTTCAGTGTCTACCACAAAACCTTCACCATCCAACCATGTTTCAGATCAACTTCAGCGGTTACTACTCGCCCCAATCTGACTTTCCCCGTGATTCTTTGCATTATGTTGGCATGGCAGATTTAAAAAGGAACAACGGGTGCCCCTCGCAACCAAGCGAACATATTGTCACCCATTGTCCGATGGTTCACAAACTCGGATTCCCACTGACAGGAGGCAGTTGTTATCACTCGCCTTGCAAGTTGCCACTCTCGGCCTCTTCCTTCGGTTTCGGGCTTTACAGAGGATACCCTCCATCTGCAACCATATATCCTTCTTCACCATTTTTAGCCTCATATGTGCATCCCTACTCCAAAAATCCCATTTTAAGCCCATCAAAGTTCCATAAAAGGAAGCAGAAGTTTCTGAGACGTGACCCTCTTTGTGGAGGGAAGCCACAGGGGACTTACCCGAATGTAACTTCTCAATCCTCAAGCGACTGGTTTGGTAGAAATAGCTGGCAAAGGGTCGACAACAGAGACAAAAGGCATGAACAAATTAGAGGAAGAGCAAGAGAGGAAATAGATGGTCTGCTAGGACAAAGTAAGCTCAGAAAAGACAATGTAAGCAAAAGTGCTTCATCTTCTAATTCCCTCTTCTCCTCCTCAATGCCAACAAGAAAAGCAGATAAACATAAAGCTTCACATCTCTCTTATATAGGACCGGCACACCTGAGGCCCACATCAAAAGTTAGGTGGGCAGAGCATCAGCGGCCCTGGAGGTGGAGAGGAAGTGTTCAATCCGAGAGGAGTAATAGCAGATTAGACCAAGAAGCTGCATCAGGGTACCAGGAGAATGAAACTTTTGCTGGTCAAGAGAGTGATGAAGACCTACCTTCACCTTCTTGGTCAGATAGAACAATACACCATAACACTTTTCTGCAGAATCCCAACCTTGCCAGCAGTGCAAAGAGTCGAATGACAGTCCAGAGGAGTGCTGCTGAAGTTCAGGGTGATTCAAGAAACCTAATGAGACCTGGAAGCTCATGGATGAGGGGATCTTGTTTGACTGGAGGCAAAAGAGCATCAG AGAGCTTCCGGCCTGGTGGTCCAGTTTTCCATGGGCACCGTCAGCGTCTCACTGAAGGACAAGATGCAGAAGGAAGAGACCTGAGATGCAATATCAGTAGGACACTCATCCAGACCAGGGAGATCAGCCCTTTTTCTTCTTCTACTGCCACCAAAACCAGCCTGTCTCATTCAAGCAGTACTCACCTGAGCAAGAGTAAACATGTGAAACGTGTTAAGAAGCCGCTCACAAATAAGAGCTTTCAAAGTCAGACGGGCACAGGAAGTGAGGCAAAGAGGAGGGGACGGGGCCGACCGAGAAAAAATCCTGCACCATGCTTTTCTCCATCTCTGCCAACTGCACCGTTACTTGATGGGGTGTCAGAGTGTCCTTCAAAACGGAGGAAAGGTGAAACAGATGATAACACGGTACTCAGTGGGTCCGACTTTGTGTCTCAATGTGAGAAAAGGAAAGTTAGAAAGAAAAGAGACTGTGAAAAATTGAGAGACGGAGGACATGACGAACAAGAGACAGATTTGAGCCAAGAGCCCTCGAGTTCACACTCTCGCCCATCATTACCCTCTCATGACACATCAGTATCTgcacacagccaatcagagaggaATTCTGCCAAGTCAGCTGACAAGCAATACGAGTGGGCGGGGCTTTACTCCGATGTGTATAAAACCAAGGA CCCCATGAGACCGTCCTCACCAGAAAACACAGAGTGCCTTGACTATGACCCTGAAAAACATCAGCACGGCCTTCTTCCTGCACCTATACACGTAG GAAAATATCTGAGGCTGAAACGGATTGACTTTCAGTTGCCCTATGACATATATTGGCTGAGAGCACACAATAAG CTTCCTAAAATATCAGATTCCCCACAAAAGACCGCAACATCCA atGGGTCTGTTGGTGTAATGTCTCTCACTCAGCCCGAGGACAGATCTTATAAACACCATACGGACAGTGTTCCTCACGACTGCATTTCTGACAGCCTTAataa AGATGACAGTCTAAGACTGCCTGCTGAGGAGGTTGCTGAAGAAACCAGTCAGACAGACCCGGATGAAAAGCTTCCCAATCAGCGTGACCCTCTGAAACAGCAG GAGAGAGGCAGTGATGCTGAAAATATCTCCTCCCctctgctgataatgcccttgtCCTGTGAGGAGAG GAGTTTCATCTCAGAACATTGCATTTTTCTGTTGAGGAACTATGAGAAAATGAGAGTGAGACAGGCAGTGCTCCTGAGGGAGGGAGTGAGAGAGcgggagaaagaaaaagaggagAGCGAAGGGAGCAATCAATGTCAGACGGGAGGTCTCGAAGACAACACCAGCACCAAGTCAG ACGAGCGTCTGACTCACTCGAGTCTTCTGTCTGAAGAGGAGAGGAAAAGTGTACAAAGCAAAAACCTCACGCAAACACTCCATTGGATCTATGACGTCATTGTCAGTTCCAAGG GGTCATCCGGACAAACCCTCGCCGCTCCTCTACTGAACTTACGTTCCCGAAAGAG